In Lentimicrobiaceae bacterium, the DNA window ACTTAGAAGTCCCGAAACTGATATTACATCAAAAGACATATCGGGGAATTACGTAGTAGGAGCTATTGCCGAGATAGAGCTGTATAAAATTAGTACAAACCCGTTTCAGCCCCGCGAAAACTTTGAAGATGAAACTCTTACCGAATTAGCCGAGTCTATCAAAAGTCAGGGTATTATACAGCCACTTACCGTTCGGAAAATGGGTTTCGACAAATATCAACTTATTTCGGGCGAAAGAAGATACAGAGCCGCTAAAATGGCAGGATTGGAAACTGTACCGTGTTTTATCAGAGTTGCCAACGATGAGCAAATGTTAGAATGGGCTTTGATTGAAAATATTCAAAGAGAAAACCTTAACGCTATTGAGATTGCTATAAGCTACAATCGACTTATTGAAGAAGTAAACATTACTCAAGAAGAACTTAGCAAAAGAGTTGGTAAAAAAAGAGCTACCGTTACCAATTATTTGCGTTTGCTCAAACTTCCCGCCGAAGTTCAGGCAGCTATCATCAACGATGATATTACCATGGGACACGCCAGAACCCTTATCACCCTTGAGGATCAAAAGCAGCAATTGGAAATTTTAAACGAAATACTAAAAAAACAATTGTCGGTCAGAGAAACCGAAAACTTGGTTAAAAGCATTAAAGAAGGCAAATCTGAGCGAAGCGAAAAAAAGACTAAACCACAAGCCAATAAGCTTTATTCGGATATGGAAGATAAACTGCAGAAACATTTTATGCGCAAAATAAAATTTAGTGCAAAAAGTAAGGGTGGGGGAACTATTAGTATTCCGTTTACTTCCGAAGAAGATTTGAAAAAGTTGCTTAAAGCTCTCGGAATAGAAGAGAAGTAATATCTTTGTACTTTTGCGTACCGATAATTTTTTCAATGAGTAAAATGAAGGGATGTTATTTTTGCCAAAGGTTAAAGTTTATCGTATTAGTTTGTTCAGTTTTATTTACAACTTATTTAAATTCGCAAACTTATTCGGACAGCTTGGTATTAGAGCAACCCCAAGTAATAATAGATACAACCTATAATACTCTTGATGCCGAAACACTTAGCCCACAAAAAACTATAAAACCACATTCGCCGCACAAAGCAACAATTTTGGCAGCGCTTTTACCAGGCTCAGGGCAGATATATAACCAAAAATATTGGAAAGTTCCTATTGTTTACGCAGGTTTTGGTGCTATAACATATTACATAATTAGTCAAACCAAACAGTATAATTCGTTTAAAGATGCCTACGAGTGGTCGGCTTTTACGCAATATACAATTTATCCGCCTTCGCCTAACAATATTTTTACACCTGTACCGGCACCGCCAAACGAATTGGCTAAAAAATACAATGCTAATCAGTTGCTTACAGGCAGAGAATATTACAGACGCAACGTTGAGCTTGGCTACATAGTTGCAGGGTTTTGGTACATTTTAACCATAGTCGATGCCGTTGTTGATGCTCACTTTTTCGACTACGATATCAGCAACGACCTTACTCTAAACGTGAAACCCGCCACTTTTACAGCTCCTTTTGCTCATTCTGTAGATGCATACCAATACCCATTGGGATTGAACGTTACACTTAATTTTTGAAACAAAAAACCTTAACATAAAAACTCGCACAAATGAATATTGCAATTTTAGGATACGGAAAAATGGGAAAAATGATTTCTCAGTACGTCGAAAATGAGACAAATGATACTATTGCTCTAATTATCGACAATACCGACGATTGGAAAAACAAAGGAGCGGAATTGAAAAACTGTGATGTGGCAATAGATTTTTCGGAGCCTGCCGTAGCAATAGATAATATTATTACTTGTTTTAAAAATAATGTTCCAGTTGTGTGCGGAACTACAGGTTGGTACGACAAATTAGAATATGTAAGGCAAATGTGCGAAAAGTACGACGGAAGTTTGGTTTATGCATCTAATTTTAGCATTGGTGTTAATATTTTTAGCGAAATTAATAAACGATTGTCTAAAATTATGGAAAAATACGCTCAATACGAGGTGAAAGTAGCAGAAACTCATCATACAGCTAAGCTCGATAAGCCAAGCGGAACGGCAATAACTTTGGCAAACCAGATAATTGAAAATAACGCGACATACTCCGATTGGGAACTCACCGACGACAACGGCAATACAAAAAAACAACACAGTATTCCTGTAATTTCATATCGCGAAGGCAACGAAGTTGGCACACACGAAATAACTTGGCAAAGTGCCGAAGATTTGATAAGCATAAAACATAAAGCCTTTTCCAGATTGGGTTTTGTAAAAGGAGCCTTGCTTTCGGCAAAATGGATTTTGGATAAAAAAGGCGTTTTTACTGTAAATGACGTAGTTAACTCGTAGAAATAAAGTCTTTGTTTATGTTAAAAATCAATAAATGCATATTAGTTGTAATTAACATTATCGGCTTTTAATTACTTTTACAAAAATTATAAAAAAATATTATGGTACTCGAAATCATTTTAACCCTGATAATTCTGTTCTTTCCGGCTGTAAATTATTGGATATTTAAAGATGGCGGCGTAAAAGGCTACAAATCTCTAATACCAATATACAACTACTTTGCTTGGATACGATTGATAAAAAAACCATTGTGGTGGCTGATTTTTATGTTGATACCGTTCCTAAACATATTCATGGTATTGCTTATGCTTGTCAGCACTGCCGTGTTATACAAAAAATACAAACTTTGGGAACAGGGTTTGGCAGCCATATTTCCACTTATTTATATGCCGTATTTGGGATTATCGAAAAAGGAGAAGTTCCACGATCGCTCTGAATTACCTAAGGTAAAAAAGACAGTCGTCCGCGAATGGGTCGATGCCATCATTTTTGCTGTTGTTGCTGCATCGTTGATACGCATGTTTATTTTCGAAGCATATACAATTCCAACATCCTCAATGGAAAAGTCTTTGCTAGTGGGCGATTTCCTTTTTGTTAGCAAAATGGCATACGGACCTAAAATTCCTAATACGCCAATAGCTTTTCCTTTTGTGCATCACACAATGCCACTAACGAAGACTACCAAGTCATACAGCGAAATTGTGAAGTTCCCGTACTATCGTTTTTTCGATTGCAGAGAAGTTAAAAGAAATGATGCAGTCGTCTTTAATTATCCCGATGGCGATACTGTGGCGCTTAATGCTCAAAATCAGAGTTATTATTCACTTTTAAGGCATTACGGACGTCAGCGTGTTGAAAACGATAAATTTACTTTCGGAAAAATTGTGGCTCGCCCTGTCGATAAAAGAGAAAACTACGTAAAACGATGCATAGCAGTTGCAGGCGATACTTTGCAAATTATCAATCAGCAAGTTTATATCAACGGAAAACTCACCGAAAATCCTAAAAATGT includes these proteins:
- a CDS encoding ParB/RepB/Spo0J family partition protein, with protein sequence MTSKDISGNYVVGAIAEIELYKISTNPFQPRENFEDETLTELAESIKSQGIIQPLTVRKMGFDKYQLISGERRYRAAKMAGLETVPCFIRVANDEQMLEWALIENIQRENLNAIEIAISYNRLIEEVNITQEELSKRVGKKRATVTNYLRLLKLPAEVQAAIINDDITMGHARTLITLEDQKQQLEILNEILKKQLSVRETENLVKSIKEGKSERSEKKTKPQANKLYSDMEDKLQKHFMRKIKFSAKSKGGGTISIPFTSEEDLKKLLKALGIEEK
- a CDS encoding DUF5683 domain-containing protein, whose protein sequence is MSKMKGCYFCQRLKFIVLVCSVLFTTYLNSQTYSDSLVLEQPQVIIDTTYNTLDAETLSPQKTIKPHSPHKATILAALLPGSGQIYNQKYWKVPIVYAGFGAITYYIISQTKQYNSFKDAYEWSAFTQYTIYPPSPNNIFTPVPAPPNELAKKYNANQLLTGREYYRRNVELGYIVAGFWYILTIVDAVVDAHFFDYDISNDLTLNVKPATFTAPFAHSVDAYQYPLGLNVTLNF
- the dapB gene encoding 4-hydroxy-tetrahydrodipicolinate reductase; protein product: MNIAILGYGKMGKMISQYVENETNDTIALIIDNTDDWKNKGAELKNCDVAIDFSEPAVAIDNIITCFKNNVPVVCGTTGWYDKLEYVRQMCEKYDGSLVYASNFSIGVNIFSEINKRLSKIMEKYAQYEVKVAETHHTAKLDKPSGTAITLANQIIENNATYSDWELTDDNGNTKKQHSIPVISYREGNEVGTHEITWQSAEDLISIKHKAFSRLGFVKGALLSAKWILDKKGVFTVNDVVNS
- the lepB gene encoding signal peptidase I, which codes for MVLEIILTLIILFFPAVNYWIFKDGGVKGYKSLIPIYNYFAWIRLIKKPLWWLIFMLIPFLNIFMVLLMLVSTAVLYKKYKLWEQGLAAIFPLIYMPYLGLSKKEKFHDRSELPKVKKTVVREWVDAIIFAVVAASLIRMFIFEAYTIPTSSMEKSLLVGDFLFVSKMAYGPKIPNTPIAFPFVHHTMPLTKTTKSYSEIVKFPYYRFFDCREVKRNDAVVFNYPDGDTVALNAQNQSYYSLLRHYGRQRVENDKFTFGKIVARPVDKRENYVKRCIAVAGDTLQIINQQVYINGKLTENPKNVQYIHKVVTDGSPLNRRVLQKFDITEEVFSHSDGSLLMTLTDKSAESLRALPTVKSVEKVVDPPMFDNGDIFPFDRNLNWSVDNYGPIYIPQKGITVEINKQNLPLYSRIIKNYENNDLKVEGDNILINGKVATTYTFKYDYYWMMGDNRHNSADSRFWGFVPEDHVVGKASFVWLSLDKNKSLFQGKIRWSKMFRVVK